The DNA region CGCGGTGACGGCAAGGACGACGGCGACCGGTGAGCCTGCACGACGACGCCGTCCTCGTACTCGAGGAGTACGGCGGGCACCGCGGCCGGGAGCCGCACGGGGAACAGGACGAGTTGCGGCAGACGTATCTGGACCACCTTGCCGCACACCCGGACGGCATGTGGAAGGCGTGCGGGGCGGGGCACCTGACGGCCAGCGCCCTGGTGGTCGACCCGGAGCGGGGCAGGGTCCTGCTGACGTTGCACAGGAAGCTGCGGATGTGGCTGCAGATGGGCGGTCACTGCGAGCCCCAGGACGCGACCCTGGTGGCCGCGGCCCTGCGTGAGGCCACGGAGGAGTCCGGCATCACCGGGCTCACCCTGCTTCCCGGCGGCCCGGTCCGGCTCGATCGGCACCCCATCCCGGCCCCCTGTCACTGGCATCTCGACGTCCAGTACGCGGTCACCGCCCCGGCCGGGGCGGCGGAGCGGATCAGCGACGAGTCACTCGACCTGCGCTGGTTCCCGTACGACGAGGTCGCAGAGGTCGCCGACGCCTCCGTCGTGCGGCTGGTGGAGCGGACCCGCGCGCGGCTGGAGCAGGGAAGCTAGACCGGCCTGGGCACACGGAAGGGGCGGCCTCCGAAGAGGCCGCCCCTCCTGCGCGCGGGTCAGTTCCAGGCGTTGTCCTGGTTCTGCGCGCGCGCACCCTGCTGGCCCACGCCGAACTGCGCCGCCGCGCCCTGGCCGATCTGGGCGTTCTGCGGAGGCAGCACCTCGCTGGGCTGGACGAGGGCGAAGCCCTGGCCCAGGAAGCTCAGCTCCCAGCCCTCGCCGGTGCTGCCGCGGCGCCGGGTGACACCCGTGGAGTGCGTCTGCGCCTGCATCTGCACCCGCAGTCCGCTCGACCAGGCGACGATCGCGTCGGCGTCGGCGTTGACGTACTTCTCCGGGGTGACCTGCATCATCAGCGGCTGGCCGGACGTCATCAGCGCCACCTTGCCGGTCCCCGAGATGTTGAGCTGGTACTTACCGGTCCCGGAGATCCCGTACTGGCTGTCCACCGCGATGACCTCGGTGTGCAGCGACGAGTCGAGCGCCAGGACATAGGCGCTGTCGACCGTCATGCCCTCGTGGGCGACGTCCACCACGTGGATGTGTTGGGCGAGGTTGGCCAGGTAGACCGTGCCCTGACCCGAGCAGCGCATCAGGTCGAGGCCCTCGCCCGTGTTCCTGCGGGCACGCCGCTGTCCCTGCGACTGGTACTCGCCGTCGAACTCCATGAGCCCCTGGTAGGCGACCATGGCGCCCTTGCGGGCGAGGACGTCGTCGTGGCCGGTCAGCGAGACGCGCAGGAGCTGCGGGTTCTGGATGGTGTACCGGTCCTGCGACTGCTGTTCTGTATGGCTGAAAAGCGGACTCTGCATGATGTGTCTCTCCCCCCGCTCAGTTCCGGACCCGCAGGCGGTCGGTGCTGTCCTCGCTCGGCTGGACGACGACGATGCCCTCCCCCGAGAAGGCCATCTGGTACGCCTCTCCGCTGCCCCGCCCGATGAGGGAGCTCGCCTTGAAGCTGCGCTTGCCCTTCACCTTGAGGTTGGGCGACCACGCGACGAGCGCGTCGGGGTCGACGTACGTCTCGTCCTCTCCGCGGCCGCAGTCGACGACGATCGGTGTGCCGCGCGAGGTGATGGCGACCCACCCCGTGCCCTGGATGGCGACGTTCCACAAGCCTTGGCCGGCGAACTTGGCCAGGCCCTTGACCCGCTCCACGCCCCAGCTGAGGTGCCCGTCGAAGGCGAGGAGATTGGTGCCGTTGACCGACAGCGAGTCGTTGTCGAGATAGATGACGACCACGTCGGCGCCGTAGTCGGCGAGGTAGAGCAGCCCGTCGCCGGCGCACTTCATCAGGGGCGCGCCCTCACCGGTGATCCACTGCGCGGCGATCTGGCGGGCGGCGGGAGGATTGGGCTCGTACTGGATGAAGCCCTCGTAGGCCACCATCGAGCCGGTACGTGCGTAGAGGTCCTGGCCGGAGGCCATGGCGACCTTGAGCATCGTCCGGCCGTGGTTCTCCATCCGGGCCGTGACGGGGGTCGGGGCGAAGCCCGCGAGTTGCTGGTTCATTACGGGCTCCCTCAGACCTCGTAGGGCTGGACGACGATGAAGTTCCCGGGGGCTCCCCGGAACTGGAGGTTGACGGTCTCCCCGCTGTGCCCGGGGTACGCGTTGCGGCGCAGCCGGACCTGGCTGGAGAGGATCACCTGGGACGCGGAGGACCAGGCCACCACGGCGTTGCAGTCCGCGAACGTGGTCGGGGTGACCGGCAGGACGACCGGAACGCCGTGGGTCTTGACGACGACGGTGCCGGTGCCCTGGAACTGCATGGTGAACAGGGCCCCTCCGGGAATCCCGTGCCCCTCGATCCTGCGGACCTCGTACTGCAGCGATTCGTCGAACGCGAGGACGTTCTCGGCGGAGACGCAGATGCCGTCACCCTGCAGCTCGATGGGGTGCAGATGCGATCCGTCCTCCGCGAGGAAGACCTGACCGCGGCCTGTGCAGCGCATCAGCTGCATTTCCTGGCCGGTCGCGTTGCCGACCATGCGGCCCGCGAATCCGGCACCCTTGTAACCGAAGTCGACCTTGCCCTGGTACATCACCATGCTGCCCTGCCGGGCCAGTACCGCGGTGCCTCCCATGGTCAGGTCGACGCGCATGAGCTGCTGGTTCTGCGGGGTCCAGCGCTGCCCGGTGGCCGTCTCCTTGTAGGGCTGCAGGGCGGCCAGCAAGCCCGCGCCTCCCTGCGGAACGCCTTGGGGCACGCCAGGGGGCTGCTGGCCGTACGGGGCCGGAGGCTGCTGCCCGAAGGCGGATGCGCCCGGAGGCTGCTGGCCGAAGGCGGATGCGCCCGGAGGCTGCTGGCCGTACGGGGCCGTCGGAGGCTGCTGGCCGTACGGGGCTGCCGGAGGCTGCTGGCCGTAGGGCGGAGCGCCGGCGGGTCCGGCCTGACCCGGGACCTGCCCGAACTGGGGCTGCTGGGGCGGCTGCCCATAAGGAGCGGGCGCCTGGGGGGCCATGGGCGCCGCCATCGTCGGCGCGCTGTGCATCGGCTGCTGCGCGGGCGCCGGTGTGGCCGGGGCGCCGAAAGCCGGTGCGGGCTGGGGGGCCTGGGGTGCGGCCGGGGCGCCGAACGCCGGGGGTGCGGCGGCTTGGGCGGGTGGGGCGAACGACGGTGCCGCGCCCTGTGCCGGTGCGGCGGGCGCCTCCTCGGCCACCTCTCCACCGAAGTTCTTCAGCAGCGCGTCCAGTCCGCCGTCGAAGCCCTGGCCGACCGCCGCGAACCGCCAGACGTCCTTCAGGTAGAAGTCACCGAGCATGACGGCCCGCTCGGTGGTGAACTCCGAACCGGTGAAGGCGTACTTCACCACTTCCTCGCCGCCCGCGACGATGCGGATGTACCCGGGACCCACCTGGGACATCTGTCCGGGGCCGTCGAGGGTCGCGGTGAAGGACAACTTGTGGATACTGGCCGGAATGCGGTCGAGGGTCACGCGGAACGACTCGGTGTCACCTGCCTGCGCACCGAGGAGCTGAATGGACTCCTCGGGCGATTTGGGCTGGTTGAAGAAGATGAAATACCGGTCGTCCGAGAGCTGTTCATTGACATCGAGACCGAAGCAGCTGATGTCGAACGTCAGGCCCGGTCCGGCGATCTGCACACCTACGTACAGATCCGTCCCTGGCGTGAGATCACTGATCTTGGCCTTGTGGCCGCGTTGGAATTCCCTGGCCATGCGTAACGACCGTCCCCCATCCCGAAGGTGAATGCGTCGCGTCAGGCTAACCGCAAAACACGCCATTGAGCCAAGTCGGTACAGACCCGGTACAGAATCACCGAAGTCACTCTTCGCGCGCGGTGGGCAGGCTGGGCAGCCGGTCGGCCGCCACGACCCCTTCGAGATAACCACGGGCCCGCTCGGTACGCGGGTAGGCCTCCATCAGACGCCAGAAGTCCGGCCCGTGGCCGGGCACCAGCAGATGGGCCAGTTCGTGGAGGAGGACGTAGTCGACGACGTACTCCGGCATGCCCTGCAGCCGGTGGGAGAGACGGATGCTCCCTTCGGCCGGGGTACAGGAGCCCCAGCGCGTGTTCTGGTTGGTCACCCAGCGCACCGAGGAGGGCCGGGCCCGGCCGTCGAAATGCTGGGAGGACAGCCGCTCGGCACGCTCGGCGAGGGCGCTGTCGCCGATCACGCGCTTGCTCTCCTGCGCGGCGAGCTTGTCGAGCATCACGCCGACCCAGCGCTGCTCCTCCGCCTCCGACATCCGGGCGGGGATGAGCACGATGGTGCGGTCGCCCTCCCGGTAGGCGGAGACCGTTCTGCTGCGCCGGGCACTCCTGCGGACCTCCACGGCACTCGTCACCGAGGCTCGGGACCGGTGGGCGGCCGCACTGCGCGGATTGCGTACGGCGCCGCGCGCGGGGGTCTCCCCGGCGGGACCGGGCGAGGAGTCGGCGGGCACGCCATGACGTTACCCGCTGCGGGTACGAGAAGTCCCGCCTCCTCGGCGGTCGGCGTCGATCCACTTCTCGTCACGCACCATTTGAACGATTAACGCCCCACCCTGTGGATAACTCTCCGCATGTTTCGCAACCGCCCCGCATTCTGGTGACGAGCCCGAACGATCTGGGGGACAAGTCATGCATCCGATGTTGAAGCCGGCGCTGCGCCGGGCCTGGCGTGGACGGAACACCGTGCAATTCGGTGTGACACCCGCGCATGCCGTGACGTTGGGACCGATGGATATCGCCACCGGAAGCTTTCTGGAACTGCTGGACGGAACACGCGGTTTGCCGCTGCTCCGCGAAGAAGCCCGGGCACTGGATCTGTCGGACCGGCACGTCGACGTCCTCGTGTCGCGGCTCACGGAGGCCGGGTTGCTCGACGACCCCACAGGAGGCGGTCCGGAAGCCGACACGTTACGTCGGCGCGCCGAGACCCTGGAGCGGCAGCGCCCCGACGCTGCGTCACTCTCCGTGGTCCACCCGGCGCCCGGCGGGGCTCTGCGCAGACTCGCCGCCCGCCGCGCCACGCGGGTCCAGGTGCGGGGGGCGGGCCGGGTCGGCGCGGCAATCGCAGCGGTGCTGTCCGGGGCCGGAGTGGGCCGGGTCGAAGTCCTCGACGGTGGCCGCGCCGAACCCTGGGACGTCGCACCGGGCGGACTCCCGGCGGCGGCGATCGGGGAGCGGCGTGACACGGCGGCCCGGCAGCTGGTCCGCCGATCCGCGGTCGGCAGCCCTCCCCGGGCCGGGGCGGACGGTTCGGCAGCCGGCGGCGAACCCGCTCTGTCCCTGGTCGTGGTGGCTCCACGGGACGGCCTGTCGGCCTACGCCCCCGACCCGGATTCGGCGGCGCAGTGGGTCGCCTCGGGTACACCGCACCTCTTCGCGGGTGTGATCGAAGCCACCGGAGTGGTCGGCCCCTTGGTGCTGCCGGGCGGCACCGGCTGCGCCGGCTGTCTGGCACTGAACCGCGCCGAGCTGGACCCGCAGTGGCCACGCATGCTGGCCCAGTGGCGGTCCGGCCGGCGGACCTGCGTACCGGCGTGCGATCTGGGGCTGGCGACAGCGGTGGCAGGTCTTGCGGCCGCCCACGCCTTGTCCTTCCTGGACGGAGATCTCCCCGCCAGCACGGGCAGCCGGTGGGAGGCCGCGATGCCCGTGCTGGACTGGCGATCGGAGCGCCTGGGCCCCCACCGCGACTGCTCCTGCGGTGCCGCCGGGCACACTGAGGTGGAGCTCACCTCCGCAGGCGGCGCCCCGCAGGACACAATGGCCGGGTGACCGCCGCAGACGGAGCAGGACCGCATACTCACCGGCACGGCAGTCCGGGAACTGGAGGGGCACATGTCTGATCTTCCCCGGAAGGCGGTCACCCGTACCGCGAAGCTGGCCGCGCTGCCGCTGGGCTTCGCCGGCCGTGCCACGTGGGGGCTGGGCAAGCGCATCGGCGGCAGGTCGGCGGAGCTCGTCGCCCGCGAGGTCCAGCAGCGCACCGCGGATCAACTCTTCAAAGTGCTCGGTGAGTTGAAGGGGGGTGCGATGAAGCTCGGACAGGCCCTGTCCGTATTCGAGTCCGCACTGCCCGAGGATGTCGCGGGTCCCTACCGGGCGGCGCTGACGAAGCTGCAGGAAGCGGCACCGCCCATGCCGACCCGTACCGTCCACGGAGTCCTGGCCGAGCGGCTCGGTCCCGACTGGCGTGACCTCTTCCTCAGCTTCGAGGACCGGCCCTCCGCCGCCGCGTCGATCGGACAGGTCCACCGCGCGGTGTGGCACGACGGCCGGGACGTCGCCGTGAAGGTGCAGTATCCGGGCGCCGGTGAGGCGTTGCTGTCCGACCTGACCCAACTCAGCCGGTTCGCGCGGCTGCTCGGTCCCCTGATACCCGGAATGGACATCAAGCCACTCATCACCGAGCTGCGGGACCGGGTCTCGGAGGAGCTGGACTACGCCCTGGAGGCCCAGGCACAGCAGGAGCACTCCGCCGAGTTCGAGGACGACCCGGACGTCGTGATCCCCGGCGTGGTGCACCAGTCCGAGCAGGTGCTCGTGACGGAGTGGATCGACGGAATACCTCTGTCGGAGGTGATCTCCGACGGCACGCCCGCCCAGCGGGACAGGGCAGGCCAGCTGCTGGCGCGTTTCCTCTTCTCCGGGCCCGCGCGCACCGGTCTGCTGCACGCCGACCCGCACCCGGGTAACTTTCGCCTGCTGCCTCCCCCGAGCACCGGAACCGACGGCGACGCAGGCGCCCGCGTTGCCGCTGAAGCCGGAGCCGGTGACGCCGAGGGCTCCGACGGGGACGTGGACCGATGGCGCCTGGGAGTACTGGACTTCGGCACGGTGGACCACCTGCCGGGTGGCCTTCCGCAGACCATAGGCGACTGCCTGCGGATGACGCTGGACGGTGACGCCGACGCTGTGTACGCGATGCTCCGCGAGGATGGCTTCGTCAAGGAGTCGATCGAGCTCGCACCGGAGGCCGTGCTGGACTATCTGCTCCCGATCATCGAACCGGCGCAGGTGGACGAGTTCACCTTCACCCGCTCGTGGCTGCGCAGTCAGGCGGCCCGGATAGCTGATCCGCGGTCGCCCGCACATCAGCTGGGCAAGCAGATGAACCTGCCCCCGTCCTACCTGCTGATACACCGGGTCACTCTGAGCACCATCGGGGTCCTGTGCCAGTTGGGCGCGACGGTTCGGCTGCGGGAGGAGCTGGAGGCCTGGCTGCCGGGGTTCGCTCTCGAATGCGAGCCGGAGGACAGGCCGGAGGACGAGGGGCAGGAAGAGCCGGAGGACGAGGGAGACGGCGCCGGGAGGGAAGCACCCGTCAGGGCCTGAGGCCTCCCGTCGGCTTCCCCCTCGCCCGGCACCTGAGGGGACCCGGCCGGTGCTTGCCGGCCGCCGTCACCACCAGGCGGAGTCGAGGCGGCCCTCGATGGACCTGATATGCGCGCGGGAGCACGCGTCGCAGAGATACTGCCGCCTGCCGTTCTCCACGGAGAAGACCCAGGTCGGCGGCGCCGTCCCACCGTCTGCGGTGCTGCCGCAGCGGGCACAGGTCACGTGTTCGGCAGCCGGCTTCGCCGGTTCGCGCCTCTCCTCGTCCACCTGGTGACGATAACTCCGCCCGTACCGGGTCGCACCACACAACGCACCGCGGGGCCGGTCCGTTCGGACCGGTCCCGCGGGAGGGTGGGTGGCTGTACGGAGCAGAGCGGTTGCCCCGGCCGGTTGTTGCGCGGCACTGACGAACGGTCAGTGCATGACCGCCATGGCGAGCGCTCGGCGAGCGCGCATCGACGCGCGCTCGGCCCGGCGCTGCATCCGCCGGGCGGCCACCAGGCGCACTGCCTGGCGGTCCACCTCGGCTTCCCTCAGGCGGTCGTGCATATGCGCACGTGCCAGGGCTTCTGGGATGAGTTGCATTTCGCGGGTCCTGTTCTGACGCGAGTCGTTCGCGCCGATGATGGTGACGTCCGGGGTCGCGGAGCCGACGGGCTCCCTCGTGGGGGTGATCATTGGTGCCTGGTTCCGGGGGTCATGGGTGTGGGGACGATCGATGGTTCCGACGCGTGCGGGGGACATGGCCCCCAGGCCGGCGGTCACGCCGCGACCGGGTTCTTGCGGGGGCGCCCACGCGGACGCTTGCGGGCGACGACCACGCCCTGGACGAAGAGCTCGCCGCCCCAGACGCCCCACGGCTCCCGCCGCTCCTTGGCGCCGGCGAGGCAGGCCTCGACGAGCGGGCAGGTCCGGCAGAGGGACTTGGCGTACTCGACATCGGCCGGCGACTCGGCGAAGAAGACCTCCGGGTCGTAGGAACGGCAGGGGACGGGCACGCCGAGGTTGTCGATGGCGTCGTCGAGCGCGGTGAGCGCGGTGAGGGGGATCAAGGTGGAGTCCTCCGTGAGGCCGGGCGGGGAGATCGTGTCGGAAGGCGGTACGGACGGGGCGTGCGTCTCGAGTTGCACGGTGGTGTTGTCCTCGTCTGGTCGTGCCGGCCTGTTGGCCGGTTGGCGGCTGGTACCAGGTCCTGCTGTCCCGAGGCCCTTCGTCTCGTCTCATCCGTTCGGACAAAACAAAAGGGCCGCGGATCCCGAGTGGGGTTCCGCGGCCCTGAAGGCGCCGGCCTGATCGAATCAGGCTGGATCACTCCAGGGTTCAGGCCCACGGAAGGCCCACATCGTGTGATGCGTCGTCGTCTGCTCGGCTCCGGCACCGGCTGCCGCAAAGGCATAGGCCTGGGCCTGTCCCTTCGCTACTGCTGCCGCCGGTGCCTCGGTCGGTCGCTCATTACGCTCCCGAACGGGCAGGCTCGCGAGGGACAGCGGGCTGACGGCGGAGATGCCGGACATACCGGTGCCACGGAGCGAGAGTTCCGAAGAGCAGGTGAGGCTGCCGAGCGAGCATGCGGAGACGACCGAGGGATCGGTCATTTTGCTGGTGCTGATGATGTTGATCACTTCAATCGCCTCCTCTCGGCGTCTCGGCAGATCCGGCCGGGCCGGTCCTGCGGTAATCGGATAAGTACAGCACGGAGTCAGGGCTTCAGAGAAGTCGCTGTTCCCGTGGTTAAGAACCTATGGTGATGACTGCTGCCCGCGCAAACTATTTTTTCGACGAGTTCTTCTCACACGCCGCCGTCGCCCTCCCCCGATGCCTCATCCACGGGCCTGCCTGCGCAGATGGTCAGGACATCGGCTCCGAACCGGGTCAGCTTCCGGTTGCCGACGCCAGGGATGACGACGAGTTCCCGCTCGGTGCTCGGCACGGCCTCCGCGATCGCCATCAGCGTCTTGTCGGTGAACACGCAGTAGGCGGGCTGGCTGATCTCCGCAGCCCTCTCCGCACGCCACTGCCGCAGCCGCTCGTACAGCGCCTCGTCCATGTCCGAGGGGCAGTCCTCGCAGCGCATCAGCTTCATCTCGCCCGCTTCGGTGAGCGTCCTGCCGCACACCCTGCACCGGACGGGTCCGCGCCG from Streptomyces sp. B1I3 includes:
- a CDS encoding ThiF family adenylyltransferase; translation: MHPMLKPALRRAWRGRNTVQFGVTPAHAVTLGPMDIATGSFLELLDGTRGLPLLREEARALDLSDRHVDVLVSRLTEAGLLDDPTGGGPEADTLRRRAETLERQRPDAASLSVVHPAPGGALRRLAARRATRVQVRGAGRVGAAIAAVLSGAGVGRVEVLDGGRAEPWDVAPGGLPAAAIGERRDTAARQLVRRSAVGSPPRAGADGSAAGGEPALSLVVVAPRDGLSAYAPDPDSAAQWVASGTPHLFAGVIEATGVVGPLVLPGGTGCAGCLALNRAELDPQWPRMLAQWRSGRRTCVPACDLGLATAVAGLAAAHALSFLDGDLPASTGSRWEAAMPVLDWRSERLGPHRDCSCGAAGHTEVELTSAGGAPQDTMAG
- a CDS encoding TerD family protein codes for the protein MAREFQRGHKAKISDLTPGTDLYVGVQIAGPGLTFDISCFGLDVNEQLSDDRYFIFFNQPKSPEESIQLLGAQAGDTESFRVTLDRIPASIHKLSFTATLDGPGQMSQVGPGYIRIVAGGEEVVKYAFTGSEFTTERAVMLGDFYLKDVWRFAAVGQGFDGGLDALLKNFGGEVAEEAPAAPAQGAAPSFAPPAQAAAPPAFGAPAAPQAPQPAPAFGAPATPAPAQQPMHSAPTMAAPMAPQAPAPYGQPPQQPQFGQVPGQAGPAGAPPYGQQPPAAPYGQQPPTAPYGQQPPGASAFGQQPPGASAFGQQPPAPYGQQPPGVPQGVPQGGAGLLAALQPYKETATGQRWTPQNQQLMRVDLTMGGTAVLARQGSMVMYQGKVDFGYKGAGFAGRMVGNATGQEMQLMRCTGRGQVFLAEDGSHLHPIELQGDGICVSAENVLAFDESLQYEVRRIEGHGIPGGALFTMQFQGTGTVVVKTHGVPVVLPVTPTTFADCNAVVAWSSASQVILSSQVRLRRNAYPGHSGETVNLQFRGAPGNFIVVQPYEV
- a CDS encoding NUDIX hydrolase produces the protein MSLHDDAVLVLEEYGGHRGREPHGEQDELRQTYLDHLAAHPDGMWKACGAGHLTASALVVDPERGRVLLTLHRKLRMWLQMGGHCEPQDATLVAAALREATEESGITGLTLLPGGPVRLDRHPIPAPCHWHLDVQYAVTAPAGAAERISDESLDLRWFPYDEVAEVADASVVRLVERTRARLEQGS
- a CDS encoding AarF/ABC1/UbiB kinase family protein; its protein translation is MSDLPRKAVTRTAKLAALPLGFAGRATWGLGKRIGGRSAELVAREVQQRTADQLFKVLGELKGGAMKLGQALSVFESALPEDVAGPYRAALTKLQEAAPPMPTRTVHGVLAERLGPDWRDLFLSFEDRPSAAASIGQVHRAVWHDGRDVAVKVQYPGAGEALLSDLTQLSRFARLLGPLIPGMDIKPLITELRDRVSEELDYALEAQAQQEHSAEFEDDPDVVIPGVVHQSEQVLVTEWIDGIPLSEVISDGTPAQRDRAGQLLARFLFSGPARTGLLHADPHPGNFRLLPPPSTGTDGDAGARVAAEAGAGDAEGSDGDVDRWRLGVLDFGTVDHLPGGLPQTIGDCLRMTLDGDADAVYAMLREDGFVKESIELAPEAVLDYLLPIIEPAQVDEFTFTRSWLRSQAARIADPRSPAHQLGKQMNLPPSYLLIHRVTLSTIGVLCQLGATVRLREELEAWLPGFALECEPEDRPEDEGQEEPEDEGDGAGREAPVRA
- a CDS encoding WhiB family transcriptional regulator; protein product: MQLETHAPSVPPSDTISPPGLTEDSTLIPLTALTALDDAIDNLGVPVPCRSYDPEVFFAESPADVEYAKSLCRTCPLVEACLAGAKERREPWGVWGGELFVQGVVVARKRPRGRPRKNPVAA
- a CDS encoding AIM24 family protein, whose product is MNQQLAGFAPTPVTARMENHGRTMLKVAMASGQDLYARTGSMVAYEGFIQYEPNPPAARQIAAQWITGEGAPLMKCAGDGLLYLADYGADVVVIYLDNDSLSVNGTNLLAFDGHLSWGVERVKGLAKFAGQGLWNVAIQGTGWVAITSRGTPIVVDCGRGEDETYVDPDALVAWSPNLKVKGKRSFKASSLIGRGSGEAYQMAFSGEGIVVVQPSEDSTDRLRVRN
- a CDS encoding M48 family metallopeptidase, coding for MPADSSPGPAGETPARGAVRNPRSAAAHRSRASVTSAVEVRRSARRSRTVSAYREGDRTIVLIPARMSEAEEQRWVGVMLDKLAAQESKRVIGDSALAERAERLSSQHFDGRARPSSVRWVTNQNTRWGSCTPAEGSIRLSHRLQGMPEYVVDYVLLHELAHLLVPGHGPDFWRLMEAYPRTERARGYLEGVVAADRLPSLPTAREE
- a CDS encoding AIM24 family protein yields the protein MQSPLFSHTEQQSQDRYTIQNPQLLRVSLTGHDDVLARKGAMVAYQGLMEFDGEYQSQGQRRARRNTGEGLDLMRCSGQGTVYLANLAQHIHVVDVAHEGMTVDSAYVLALDSSLHTEVIAVDSQYGISGTGKYQLNISGTGKVALMTSGQPLMMQVTPEKYVNADADAIVAWSSGLRVQMQAQTHSTGVTRRRGSTGEGWELSFLGQGFALVQPSEVLPPQNAQIGQGAAAQFGVGQQGARAQNQDNAWN